The nucleotide sequence TCCGTCAGCTTGAACACGCGGCGCCCGTACGGCTTCGTCCACAGGAACATCTCGAGCACCAGGAAATAGACGTGCAGCAGGGCGACGAGGCCCGTGACGATGAGTGCGGCGGTTTGCATAAAGTCAGGCGGGCCGCCGCGCCACCAGCAGGTTGGCCGTCATCTCCTGAACGGCCTTGCCGTCCTGGTTGAGGGTGCGGCACGACAGCCGCAGCTGCCCGAACGCCGCGCGCACCGGATGCGGCTCGAGTCCGGCCACCTCCATCACGACGCGGAGGCGATCCCCCGGCTTGACCGGGCGGGGCCAGCGCAACCCCTCGATTCCCTGGCCGATCACCCCGCCGTCGAGCCCCATCTCGCCGCGCACCATCAACCCCATGCTGACCGCCGCCGTGTGCCAGCCGCTGGCGACGAGCTGGCCGAAGAGCGTCCCCTTCGCGGCCTCGGCATCCGTGTGAAACGGCTGCGGATCGTATTGCCGGCCGAACGCGATGATCTCCTCCGCCGTCACGGTGTGCTCCGCCGTATTAAATTTCTCCCCGACCTTCAGATCTTCGAAATGCAGCATGGCGTTCAGGGTTGGAAGGCCAGCGCATGCAGCCCCGCGCCGAGCATGAACAGACAGATGAACGCCGCGTTCGTCCCCTTCGACGCCGTGCGCCAGAAGAGCGGTTGCAGGATCGCCCGCAGCACCCAGAGCGCCGCCAACCCGGCCACCAGCAGGCGTCCCAGCGGCGTGCTCGTGAGCTCCGCCGCATTCAACACCTGCACCGCCGCCATCAAGAGCAGGAAGGCCATCAGCATGAGGTTCAGCACCTGCATGACACCGCGGTTCACCGGGTGCAACTTGGGCAGCTCCTCCGACCACCGAAACATCCGCCAGAAGCCCAGGTGAAACAAGGCCAGCGCCACGTTGTACCCCGCCGCCGCATAGACCCAGACCTGCGTTTTCATCGCGGGAACCTGCCGGGCTCCGCCGCTCCGGTCAACCCGTCCTGCACCGCCCGGCCCGGCCCCCTTTGGACCGACCACCTGTTTTTTTGTGATTTTTGCCTGCCAGCCATAGGCTCGGCGACGGCTGGTGCGGGGCTGGCCACGTTCCGCGCTTCCCTTCCCCCCATCCGTGCTTATCCGTTTTATCCGTGGCCGCTCCCTCCTCCACCGTCTCCCTGACCGGCGTCCTCGAGCGCATCATCTTCTTCAACGAGGAGAACCACTACACCATCGCGGAGTTGAAACCCGACGGCGTGAAGGGGGCTGATGCCACCGTCACCATCACCGGCCCGCTCCCCGGCGTCCAATGCGGCGAGACGCTCCAGCTCACCGGCGAATGGACCAAGCACGCCCAGCACGGCGCCCAGTTCAAGGTCGCCACTTTCCAGAGCGAACTCCCCTCCTCCGTCTACGGCATCCGCAAATACCTCGGCAGCGGCCTCGTTCCCGGCATCGGCAAGGTCTACGCCAACAAGATCGTCGACGCCTTCGGCACCGACACCTTCCGCATCCTCAGCGAGGAATCCG is from Lacunisphaera limnophila and encodes:
- a CDS encoding MaoC family dehydratase, producing the protein MLHFEDLKVGEKFNTAEHTVTAEEIIAFGRQYDPQPFHTDAEAAKGTLFGQLVASGWHTAAVSMGLMVRGEMGLDGGVIGQGIEGLRWPRPVKPGDRLRVVMEVAGLEPHPVRAAFGQLRLSCRTLNQDGKAVQEMTANLLVARRPA